A genomic stretch from Mesorhizobium shangrilense includes:
- a CDS encoding thiamine phosphate synthase, with product MKLDPFYLIVDSAAWIERLAPLGVKLVQLRIKTMDDAGLRAEISKAKALCAEQQCQLIVNDHWRLAIEEGCDFVHLGQEDLQTADLSRIRAAGVRLGLSTHDHTELETALAAEPDYIALGPVYPTILKKMKWAPQGIERITEWKRRVAPIPLVAIGGLNPDRLDGVFAAGADGAAVVTDITLNDDPEARTREWIEKTDRWR from the coding sequence ATGAAGCTCGATCCGTTCTACCTGATCGTCGACAGCGCTGCCTGGATCGAACGGCTGGCACCGCTCGGCGTCAAGCTGGTTCAGCTTCGCATCAAGACCATGGATGATGCCGGGCTGCGCGCCGAAATCAGCAAGGCGAAGGCCCTGTGCGCCGAGCAGCAATGCCAGCTCATCGTCAACGACCATTGGCGCCTGGCAATCGAGGAAGGTTGCGACTTCGTGCATCTCGGCCAAGAGGATTTGCAGACCGCCGACCTTTCGCGGATACGGGCAGCCGGCGTGAGGCTCGGACTGAGCACACATGATCATACCGAACTGGAAACGGCGCTGGCCGCCGAGCCCGACTATATTGCGTTGGGGCCTGTCTATCCCACGATCCTGAAGAAGATGAAATGGGCGCCGCAAGGGATAGAACGGATCACAGAGTGGAAGCGCCGGGTCGCACCGATTCCCCTGGTCGCCATTGGTGGCCTCAACCCGGACCGGCTCGACGGTGTCTTTGCGGCCGGTGCGGACGGTGCGGCGGTGGTCACCGACATCACGTTGAACGACGACCCTGAAGCGCGCACGCGAGAATGGATCGAAAAGACAGACCGATGGCGCTGA
- a CDS encoding hydroxymethylpyrimidine/phosphomethylpyrimidine kinase, producing the protein MALRREPHVLVVGGSDSSGGAGIARDIETIASFGVRTCLAVTALTVQTHEAVLEIHPIQPGLVADQMRAGLEANKVAAVKIGMLATAEIIAAVAAVLRENPQVPAVLDPVLASTSGRALLEASAIRVMTGNMMPLCRLVTPNLIELALLVGTEPAADEIGALRQGQQLLAAGLQALLIKGGHASGPRSTDILLRSDQEPIRLDTPRLAASMRGTGCMLASAIAAHLANARSLEDSVRKGKGFVFEKLKKNAAR; encoded by the coding sequence ATGGCGCTGAGGCGAGAACCGCATGTGCTGGTCGTCGGTGGCTCGGACTCCAGCGGGGGTGCCGGAATTGCTCGCGATATCGAGACCATCGCTTCCTTTGGCGTGCGCACCTGCCTTGCGGTCACCGCGCTCACGGTGCAGACGCACGAAGCTGTCCTGGAAATCCACCCTATTCAACCAGGTCTGGTCGCCGATCAGATGCGCGCTGGGCTGGAGGCCAATAAGGTGGCGGCCGTCAAGATCGGCATGCTCGCAACGGCTGAGATCATCGCTGCCGTTGCTGCCGTGCTGCGCGAAAATCCGCAGGTGCCTGCGGTACTCGACCCGGTGCTGGCCTCCACCTCAGGCCGGGCTCTGCTCGAGGCGAGCGCGATCCGCGTCATGACTGGTAATATGATGCCGCTTTGCCGTCTGGTGACACCCAATCTCATCGAGCTGGCCCTCCTTGTCGGCACAGAGCCGGCAGCGGATGAGATCGGTGCATTGCGGCAAGGACAACAATTGTTGGCGGCGGGGTTGCAGGCGCTGCTGATCAAGGGCGGCCACGCATCGGGGCCTCGATCAACCGATATTCTGTTGCGCTCCGATCAAGAGCCAATCCGCCTCGACACACCGCGCCTTGCGGCATCGATGCGCGGGACGGGATGCATGCTGGCCAGCGCGATTGCCGCGCATCTGGCGAATGCGAGATCACTTGAAGACAGCGTGCGCAAAGGCAAAGGATTTGTTTTCGAGAAGCTGAAGAAGAACGCAGCCAGATGA
- the thiS gene encoding sulfur carrier protein ThiS — MRLTVNGEAHELAATTLAELLAALDYEGDWLATAVNSDLVHKAKRAEFQLSDGDRIEILSPMQGG, encoded by the coding sequence ATGAGACTGACCGTCAACGGCGAAGCGCATGAGCTTGCCGCCACCACGCTGGCCGAACTGCTTGCCGCGCTCGACTATGAGGGCGACTGGCTGGCAACGGCCGTCAACAGCGACCTCGTGCACAAAGCCAAGCGGGCGGAATTCCAGCTGAGCGACGGTGACCGGATCGAAATCCTTTCGCCCATGCAGGGGGGCTAG
- a CDS encoding HrpF/NolX family T3SS translocon protein: MSASNLSPSTTSNLPQSALAWSGLKPSALALVETEQSASSFEAMLSTYSLEDKTDPFALRDVLGPDVGSTQDVESTSEDLQQHPLDLLPPHMRAAIVSMGQDQQPSAIDSQFVSPAPVPSSRITWNGGSLTKAELQIVAVLNRHKDQCPLSWESLGDKANDPSTPPDLKAAIEGLQQDPELFYAIGSQGDGRCGGKITAKDLSGFSRLHSQVAEFQERQAQSYDQNYIPSDSTGNAQPSIMTLSDALRELYLYSDNLPKDLSPADFKQIVDGQAKTDKCPPQVIAAAQYFLNHPDAWKQLCGGATDRVHKEDFLQAASSSMSLTRTELDTLKTINSHQDAFFGGGDLTRDKLASMADNKSLDPKVRQTASQLLSDPLLFGLLNNSITGYTTHNGFFDFGGGHTVDSGNVSKKDFARFYTNMSSANRTVQQPKTHMPETAAEQDAVADMRMGLADQPDIKSSKKNGGALMHVVDSVLKVEAQAIDWAATAVGVLSFIPGIGQVADLASMVLESESQAANLLHTAISGGNMKRALEEAGLNVAAQAVGLVAGPEVKLAIRNGLIKEAMEEALTAGVNLPLSTAQYYAEGYMNNLQARLAADPVQAAGLPSQMGAPLSQNVA, from the coding sequence ATGTCGGCCAGCAACCTTTCACCATCCACCACCTCGAATCTCCCACAGTCCGCACTGGCCTGGTCGGGCCTGAAACCTTCTGCGCTTGCGTTAGTGGAGACTGAGCAAAGCGCATCGTCCTTCGAGGCGATGCTGTCCACCTACTCGCTGGAAGACAAGACCGATCCTTTCGCGCTCCGGGACGTGCTGGGGCCGGATGTCGGGTCGACGCAGGATGTCGAGTCGACGTCGGAAGATTTGCAGCAGCACCCATTGGACCTGCTGCCGCCACATATGAGGGCGGCAATCGTATCAATGGGTCAGGACCAGCAGCCCTCTGCGATCGATTCCCAATTCGTATCGCCGGCTCCCGTGCCGAGCTCGAGAATCACGTGGAATGGCGGCTCGCTGACCAAGGCCGAGTTGCAGATCGTGGCAGTGCTGAACCGTCACAAGGACCAATGCCCACTCAGTTGGGAGTCGCTTGGGGACAAAGCCAATGATCCCTCCACGCCGCCGGATCTGAAAGCGGCGATCGAGGGACTGCAGCAGGATCCCGAACTCTTTTACGCGATTGGCTCGCAGGGCGATGGCCGCTGTGGAGGCAAGATCACGGCGAAGGATTTGTCTGGATTCTCCCGCCTTCACTCCCAAGTTGCCGAATTTCAGGAACGCCAGGCGCAAAGCTACGACCAGAACTACATACCATCCGACAGCACTGGAAATGCTCAGCCTTCGATCATGACCTTGAGCGATGCATTGCGCGAGCTTTACCTGTACTCCGACAACCTGCCCAAGGACCTGAGTCCGGCTGATTTCAAGCAGATCGTCGACGGCCAAGCGAAAACCGACAAATGTCCGCCCCAGGTCATTGCGGCTGCTCAATACTTCCTCAACCACCCGGATGCCTGGAAGCAGTTGTGCGGTGGTGCGACAGACAGGGTCCACAAAGAGGACTTCCTGCAAGCCGCTTCATCGTCAATGAGCCTCACGCGAACCGAGCTGGATACGCTCAAGACGATTAACAGCCATCAGGACGCCTTCTTTGGAGGCGGTGACCTCACTCGTGACAAGCTGGCGAGCATGGCAGACAACAAGAGCCTCGATCCGAAAGTACGGCAAACTGCCTCGCAACTCCTCTCAGATCCTCTTTTGTTCGGTCTGCTGAACAATTCGATTACGGGCTATACGACCCATAATGGGTTCTTCGACTTCGGCGGCGGACATACGGTCGATTCCGGCAACGTCAGCAAAAAAGACTTTGCCCGTTTCTACACAAACATGTCGTCTGCGAACCGCACCGTTCAGCAGCCAAAGACCCACATGCCTGAAACCGCTGCAGAGCAGGACGCTGTCGCGGACATGAGGATGGGCCTGGCGGACCAGCCTGATATCAAGTCATCCAAAAAGAACGGCGGAGCCTTAATGCACGTAGTCGACTCTGTGCTCAAGGTGGAGGCTCAAGCGATTGACTGGGCTGCAACGGCGGTGGGAGTGCTCAGCTTCATTCCGGGCATCGGACAAGTGGCCGATCTTGCATCGATGGTTCTCGAGAGCGAGTCGCAAGCAGCGAATCTCCTGCATACAGCCATTAGCGGAGGCAATATGAAGCGGGCGCTGGAAGAAGCTGGCCTAAATGTCGCGGCGCAGGCTGTCGGCCTTGTCGCAGGCCCCGAGGTCAAACTGGCAATTCGCAACGGGCTCATCAAGGAGGCGATGGAAGAGGCCTTGACGGCCGGCGTCAATCTGCCGCTTTCCACGGCGCAGTACTATGCAGAAGGCTACATGAACAACCTCCAAGCACGCCTTGCGGCCGACCCTGTGCAAGCCGCCGGCCTGCCCAGCCAGATGGGCGCGCCATTATCCCAGAACGTGGCCTGA
- a CDS encoding response regulator transcription factor, producing MRTLLVDHHSDLARAVRVALADSGFAVDVACTLEQASSAFHCASYEILLLELALPDGDGLDWLRQLRSEGHSVPAVIMSSFNDIEKRIAIFNGGADDFLLKPVCPVELIARMRAIQRRSIQITDPILVFGNLNFDPIGRQVSVAGCPLTIARRELCILEHLLSRAGRIVPREQMEGHLYSFNDEVSTNALEVGIYRLRRHLSGSSATPRIKTVRGIGYILELPDAASA from the coding sequence ATGCGAACGCTGCTGGTTGACCATCATTCCGATCTTGCACGCGCGGTGCGCGTTGCGCTCGCGGATAGCGGCTTCGCCGTTGATGTAGCTTGTACTCTGGAACAGGCGTCTAGTGCATTTCATTGCGCGAGTTATGAAATTCTCCTGCTCGAGTTGGCTCTGCCTGATGGCGATGGCTTGGACTGGCTGAGACAGCTAAGGAGCGAGGGGCATTCAGTTCCTGCCGTCATTATGAGTAGCTTCAACGATATCGAGAAGCGAATTGCCATTTTCAACGGTGGCGCGGACGATTTTCTTCTCAAACCCGTCTGTCCTGTTGAGCTCATCGCCAGAATGAGAGCCATTCAGCGCCGGTCGATACAGATCACCGACCCCATCCTTGTATTTGGCAATCTCAACTTCGACCCGATCGGCCGACAGGTTTCCGTTGCGGGTTGTCCGCTGACGATCGCACGCCGCGAACTATGTATTCTAGAGCATCTGCTTAGTCGTGCAGGCCGCATCGTGCCGCGTGAGCAGATGGAAGGTCACCTCTATTCGTTCAACGACGAGGTATCTACCAACGCGCTTGAAGTCGGAATCTATCGCTTACGTAGACATCTGAGTGGGTCAAGTGCAACGCCACGGATCAAGACCGTGCGTGGCATTGGTTACATTCTTGAATTGCCTGACGCGGCATCCGCATAG
- a CDS encoding thiazole synthase, translating to MFDLLGTNLSSRLLLGTAQYPSPAILADAVKAARTSVVTVSLRREMAGGRAGEQFWSLIRSLGVKILPNTAGCHSVKEAVTTAKMAREVFGTNWIKLEVIGNHDTLQPDVFGLIEAARILCEDGFAVFPYTTDDLVVAERLLGAGCKVLMPWCAPIGSALGPINIMALRSMRGHFPGVPLIVDAGLGRPSHAATVMELGFDAVLLNTAVAKAADPVCMARAFGKAVEAGREAFCSGMIEPRDVAVPSTPTIGRAVFS from the coding sequence ATGTTCGATCTTCTAGGAACGAACCTCTCCTCTCGCCTGCTTCTAGGCACCGCTCAGTATCCGTCGCCGGCCATCCTTGCCGACGCGGTCAAGGCAGCCAGAACCTCCGTGGTGACCGTCTCGTTGCGCCGCGAGATGGCAGGCGGCAGGGCCGGCGAACAATTCTGGTCATTGATCCGATCGCTCGGCGTAAAAATCCTGCCCAACACTGCTGGCTGCCACTCCGTCAAGGAAGCGGTTACGACCGCGAAAATGGCGCGTGAGGTCTTCGGCACAAATTGGATCAAGCTCGAAGTGATCGGCAACCACGACACGCTGCAGCCCGACGTGTTCGGCCTGATCGAAGCGGCCCGCATCCTGTGCGAGGACGGTTTTGCGGTATTTCCCTATACCACCGACGACCTTGTTGTCGCCGAGCGGCTACTTGGGGCGGGCTGCAAGGTCTTGATGCCGTGGTGCGCGCCGATCGGCTCCGCCCTCGGACCGATCAACATCATGGCGCTGCGCTCGATGCGCGGGCATTTTCCTGGCGTCCCGCTGATTGTGGATGCGGGGCTTGGGCGTCCGTCGCACGCGGCAACCGTCATGGAACTCGGCTTTGACGCCGTGCTCCTGAACACAGCGGTCGCCAAGGCGGCCGATCCAGTCTGCATGGCGCGTGCGTTCGGCAAGGCGGTCGAGGCCGGTCGTGAGGCCTTTTGCTCGGGCATGATCGAGCCGCGCGACGTCGCCGTGCCGTCGACGCCGACGATCGGCAGGGCGGTTTTCTCATGA
- the thiC gene encoding phosphomethylpyrimidine synthase ThiC, which translates to MNALTPAVSTGPLPASRKIHKLGTIHPHIKVPMREISVHPTAGEPPVIVYDPSGPYTDPTVETSIEKGLARVRHEWITARGDVEAYDGRHIRPEDNGFAAGERLTSEFPVRNRPLRAKAGKAVTQLAYARAGIITPEMEFVAIRENLGREIARGKLPRDGESFGAAIPDFVTPEFVREEVARGRAIIPANINHPESEPMIIGRNFLVKINANIGNSAVTSSMAEEVEKMVWATRWGADTVMDLSTGRNIHNTREWIVRNAPVPIGTVPLYQALEKVGGVAEDLTWEVYRDTLIEQAEQGVDYFTIHAGVRLHYIPLTVDRVTGIVSRGGSIMAKWCLHHHRESFLYEHFAEICDICRAYDVSFSLGDGLRPGSIADANDAAQFAELETLGELTKIAWAKDCQVMIEGPGHVPMHKIKENMDKQLAVCGEAPFYTLGPLTTDIAPGYDHITSGIGAAMIGWFGTAMLCYVTPKEHLGLPDRNDVKIGVITYKIAAHAADLAKGHPAAKVRDDALSRARFEFRWEDQFNLSLDPETARSFHDQTLPKEAHKVAHFCSMCGPKFCSMRISHDIRAEAQKEGMAAMAAKYREGGDLYMPADETGAPLMQGAPEPS; encoded by the coding sequence ATGAATGCCCTCACCCCCGCCGTGTCGACGGGACCACTGCCTGCCTCACGGAAAATCCACAAGCTCGGTACCATCCACCCGCACATCAAAGTGCCGATGCGCGAAATCTCCGTCCATCCGACGGCCGGCGAGCCGCCTGTCATCGTCTACGATCCGTCCGGCCCCTATACCGACCCGACGGTCGAAACCAGCATCGAGAAGGGCCTTGCCCGGGTTCGCCATGAATGGATTACGGCGCGCGGCGATGTCGAAGCCTATGATGGCCGCCATATCCGGCCGGAAGACAATGGATTTGCGGCGGGCGAGCGCCTGACATCGGAATTTCCTGTTCGCAACCGGCCGCTCAGAGCCAAGGCGGGCAAGGCGGTGACACAGCTTGCCTACGCACGCGCCGGCATCATCACGCCCGAAATGGAGTTCGTTGCCATCCGCGAGAACCTCGGCCGCGAGATCGCCCGCGGCAAGCTGCCGCGCGACGGTGAAAGCTTCGGCGCCGCTATTCCCGATTTTGTCACGCCGGAGTTCGTTCGCGAAGAGGTGGCGCGGGGCCGGGCAATCATTCCAGCCAACATCAACCACCCAGAGAGCGAACCGATGATCATCGGGCGCAATTTCCTGGTGAAGATCAACGCCAATATCGGCAATTCCGCCGTCACCTCCTCAATGGCCGAAGAGGTCGAAAAGATGGTCTGGGCGACCCGCTGGGGCGCCGATACGGTGATGGATCTGTCGACCGGCCGCAACATCCACAACACCCGCGAATGGATCGTACGCAATGCGCCGGTGCCGATCGGCACGGTGCCGCTTTACCAGGCGTTGGAAAAGGTCGGCGGCGTTGCTGAGGACCTGACCTGGGAAGTCTACCGCGACACGCTGATCGAACAGGCCGAACAAGGGGTTGACTATTTCACCATCCATGCCGGCGTGCGGCTGCATTACATCCCGCTGACCGTCGACCGGGTCACGGGTATCGTCTCGCGCGGCGGGTCGATCATGGCCAAATGGTGCCTGCACCATCACCGGGAGAGCTTCCTTTACGAGCATTTCGCGGAGATCTGCGACATCTGCCGCGCCTATGACGTCTCCTTTTCGCTCGGCGACGGCCTTCGTCCTGGCTCGATCGCCGATGCCAATGACGCGGCGCAATTCGCCGAGTTGGAAACGCTCGGCGAACTGACGAAGATCGCCTGGGCGAAGGATTGCCAGGTGATGATCGAGGGGCCCGGCCATGTGCCGATGCACAAGATCAAGGAGAACATGGACAAGCAGCTCGCCGTCTGCGGCGAGGCGCCGTTCTATACGCTGGGGCCACTGACGACCGACATCGCGCCGGGCTATGACCACATCACCTCAGGCATCGGTGCTGCCATGATCGGCTGGTTCGGCACCGCTATGCTCTGCTATGTCACGCCCAAGGAGCATCTCGGCCTTCCCGATCGCAACGATGTCAAGATCGGCGTCATCACCTACAAGATCGCCGCCCATGCCGCCGATCTGGCAAAGGGCCATCCCGCGGCGAAGGTCAGGGATGATGCCCTTTCCCGCGCGCGCTTCGAGTTCCGCTGGGAGGACCAGTTCAACCTGTCGCTCGATCCCGAAACCGCGCGCTCCTTCCACGACCAGACCTTGCCTAAGGAGGCGCACAAGGTGGCGCATTTCTGCTCGATGTGCGGGCCGAAATTCTGCTCCATGCGTATTTCCCACGACATTCGTGCCGAGGCACAGAAAGAGGGCATGGCGGCGATGGCGGCGAAATACCGCGAGGGCGGCGATCTCTACATGCCGGCTGACGAGACCGGCGCACCACTCATGCAAGGGGCGCCTGAGCCGTCATGA
- the thiO gene encoding glycine oxidase ThiO gives MRVLVKGAGVAGLTVAFELATCGVSVTVTETRQILGGNASWFAGGMLAPWCERESAEQPVLDLGRDAADWWDAVLPGQVTRAGTLVVAAPRDAGELDRFASRTSGHRRVDEDEIAILEPDLAGRFRRGLLFPDEAHLDPRQAMVALHDKLAAMGVDFHFGANAGDASGFDRQIDCTGMAAADDRLRGVRGEMLIVRTPDISLSRPVRLLHPRFPLYAVPRTDHRFMVGATMIESQSAEPVTARSMMELLGAAYALHPAFGEAEIVETGVGVRPAFPDNLPRVETNGEIIAINGLYRHGFLLAPAMARQAADLVFKQDRTKELAHETDRQRRSA, from the coding sequence ATGAGGGTGCTCGTCAAGGGGGCCGGCGTCGCCGGCCTCACCGTCGCCTTCGAACTCGCCACTTGCGGCGTGTCGGTGACCGTTACCGAGACCAGGCAGATCCTCGGTGGCAATGCGTCGTGGTTCGCCGGCGGCATGCTGGCGCCATGGTGCGAGCGTGAAAGCGCCGAGCAGCCGGTGCTGGATCTCGGGCGTGACGCCGCCGACTGGTGGGATGCGGTACTACCAGGCCAGGTGACACGGGCCGGAACGCTGGTCGTGGCGGCGCCACGTGATGCCGGCGAGCTGGACCGGTTCGCCAGTCGCACTTCGGGGCATCGGCGTGTTGATGAAGACGAAATTGCCATCCTGGAGCCCGACCTCGCCGGCCGTTTCCGGCGCGGATTGCTGTTTCCCGATGAAGCTCATCTCGACCCGCGCCAGGCGATGGTGGCACTTCATGACAAGCTCGCAGCCATGGGTGTCGACTTCCATTTCGGCGCCAACGCCGGGGATGCTTCCGGTTTCGATCGTCAGATCGACTGCACGGGAATGGCCGCAGCCGATGACAGGCTGCGCGGCGTTCGCGGCGAAATGCTGATCGTGCGCACGCCCGATATCTCGCTGTCGCGCCCGGTCAGGTTGCTGCATCCGCGCTTTCCACTCTATGCAGTGCCGCGCACCGACCACCGTTTCATGGTTGGCGCGACGATGATCGAAAGCCAGTCCGCCGAACCAGTCACGGCGCGTTCCATGATGGAGCTTCTGGGTGCCGCCTATGCCCTGCATCCGGCCTTTGGCGAGGCCGAGATCGTTGAAACCGGTGTCGGCGTCCGTCCAGCCTTTCCCGACAACCTGCCGCGCGTCGAAACCAACGGTGAGATCATCGCGATCAACGGGCTCTATCGTCACGGTTTTCTCCTCGCCCCTGCCATGGCGCGCCAGGCTGCCGACCTGGTTTTCAAACAAGACAGAACCAAGGAGCTTGCTCATGAGACTGACCGTCAACGGCGAAGCGCATGA
- a CDS encoding type II and III secretion system protein family protein — MVPTRHPGTNRRPTLIDGSRATVCPYLGPLLCALMLLSPLSAVAQNNGDKGAPRAASNSINATLNLSSSLGKTVHLPAAAATIFVADPTIADYQAPSNKTIFVFGKKSGRTSLFALDDNGEALAELQIVVTQPIGDLRAMLRDQVGDYPIRVKYTPRGAILSGTAPDAEVVDTAKRVTEQFLGDGGQVVNNIKVVGSLQVNLSVRVAEVSRSAMKELGINLSAFGQIGNFKVGLLRGGGGAGSGAANGGGTAEIGFNNGNISVGAVLDALAKEHIASVLAEPNLTAMSGETASFLAGGEFPIPVPQENGQVSIEFRHFGVSLEFVPTVLNNNLINIHVKPEVSELSSQGAVQINGISVPAVSTRRADTVVELASGQSFAIGGLIRRNVNNDISAFPWLGEMPILGALFRSSSFQKEESELVILVTPYIVRPGSSPDQMSAPTDRMAPALDGGGTVTNSPASPPRGRATARTGAPGAKGSAGFIIE, encoded by the coding sequence ATGGTTCCAACTCGTCATCCTGGCACCAATCGGCGGCCGACTCTCATCGACGGTTCGAGAGCTACCGTTTGTCCTTACTTGGGCCCTCTCCTCTGCGCGCTCATGCTGTTATCTCCACTTTCTGCCGTGGCCCAAAACAACGGGGATAAAGGGGCGCCACGTGCCGCTTCCAATAGCATCAATGCCACGCTCAACCTTTCCTCTTCGCTCGGCAAGACAGTTCATCTGCCCGCGGCAGCCGCGACCATCTTTGTTGCCGACCCGACGATCGCGGATTATCAGGCACCCTCGAACAAAACCATCTTCGTCTTTGGCAAGAAATCCGGGCGGACCAGCCTATTCGCCTTGGACGACAACGGCGAGGCTCTCGCCGAGTTGCAAATTGTCGTCACGCAACCGATCGGGGATCTGCGGGCCATGTTGAGGGATCAGGTCGGCGACTATCCAATCCGCGTCAAGTATACCCCGCGCGGCGCAATCCTTAGCGGTACAGCGCCCGATGCCGAAGTCGTCGACACTGCGAAAAGAGTCACTGAGCAATTTCTCGGTGACGGTGGGCAGGTCGTCAATAACATCAAGGTCGTTGGGTCCTTGCAGGTTAATCTGAGTGTGCGCGTAGCGGAGGTCTCCCGTAGCGCCATGAAGGAACTCGGTATTAACCTGTCCGCCTTCGGTCAAATCGGCAATTTCAAAGTGGGTTTGTTACGCGGCGGCGGAGGTGCTGGCTCTGGTGCGGCTAATGGTGGCGGTACGGCAGAAATCGGATTCAACAATGGCAATATCAGCGTCGGCGCGGTTCTCGACGCGCTCGCCAAGGAGCACATCGCTTCCGTCTTGGCGGAGCCAAATCTCACTGCGATGTCCGGTGAAACCGCCAGCTTCCTCGCCGGCGGCGAATTCCCCATTCCTGTCCCGCAGGAAAATGGGCAAGTCTCGATTGAATTCCGTCACTTCGGCGTCAGCCTTGAATTCGTGCCAACCGTTCTCAACAACAACCTAATCAACATTCACGTAAAGCCCGAAGTCAGTGAACTATCGTCACAAGGTGCCGTTCAAATCAACGGTATCTCCGTGCCGGCAGTTTCCACGCGGCGTGCCGACACAGTCGTCGAACTCGCCAGCGGGCAGAGCTTTGCAATTGGCGGTCTCATCAGGCGTAACGTCAACAATGACATCAGTGCTTTTCCCTGGCTTGGCGAAATGCCGATCCTTGGCGCCCTGTTCCGTTCGTCCTCATTTCAAAAGGAAGAGTCGGAACTGGTTATTCTGGTTACGCCTTACATCGTAAGGCCAGGCTCCAGCCCCGACCAGATGAGCGCACCCACGGACCGGATGGCACCAGCGTTGGACGGGGGGGGCACTGTGACGAATTCGCCGGCAAGTCCGCCGCGAGGCCGCGCTACTGCCCGCACCGGTGCGCCAGGCGCCAAGGGCAGTGCCGGCTTTATCATCGAATAG
- a CDS encoding CpaD family pilus assembly lipoprotein, giving the protein MTLRIKVLLVALTASLSGCVSPPIYVEPSTPILIRQETSVLMLESLRASERQRLRVFLERASRGRRDALHLLISGSPRLSAETIHQARQMGIDAYNIHLLDQHGRAVRIEAIVYHARPPVCPSFSSPLLNDKSFDQTLGCSTRHNLAVMVNDPRDLFDNKAVKPSDGDRAAIPAAKYRTFTTDKSGD; this is encoded by the coding sequence ATGACGTTGCGGATCAAAGTTCTCCTGGTCGCTCTTACGGCAAGCCTAAGTGGCTGCGTAAGCCCGCCGATCTATGTCGAGCCATCGACCCCGATCCTTATCCGGCAGGAGACCTCCGTCCTGATGTTAGAGAGTCTTCGCGCTTCGGAACGGCAGCGTTTGCGTGTTTTCCTTGAGAGGGCCAGTCGCGGACGGCGCGATGCGCTTCATCTGCTTATCAGCGGGTCGCCCCGGCTCAGCGCAGAGACAATCCATCAGGCCAGGCAGATGGGCATCGATGCGTACAACATCCATTTGCTCGACCAACACGGGCGCGCAGTGCGGATAGAGGCGATTGTCTATCATGCCCGCCCCCCTGTCTGTCCGTCGTTTTCCAGTCCGTTGCTCAATGACAAGTCCTTCGACCAGACGCTTGGCTGTTCGACACGCCATAACCTCGCGGTAATGGTCAACGATCCACGCGATTTGTTCGACAACAAGGCTGTCAAGCCAAGCGATGGTGATCGTGCTGCCATACCAGCTGCCAAATACAGGACATTCACGACGGACAAAAGTGGCGACTGA